The following proteins come from a genomic window of Thermodesulfobacteriota bacterium:
- a CDS encoding nucleoside phosphorylase, with product MNCQALPSRNDKNDGIVIPVKGKNSPNLGPVAVMVSAQADLGLFCHLIDVDESKYRNLLVSRLYAEKAAEAGLAVVGPFVGAPYAVMLLETLIAWGAKQIIFFGWCGAISRHVKIGDIIIPTGAIVDEGTSKHYHQSKDGISLPSSYILKNTKQALTQAGLDFHQGMVWSTDAIYRETGEKVKYYQEKDVLAVEMELSALFTVGKFRHVQMGGILVVSDELSTLTWRPGFRNQQFKESRMSVAKAIIAISNVLNKDNYSGG from the coding sequence TCCTGTAAAGGGAAAAAATTCACCGAATTTGGGTCCCGTGGCAGTAATGGTGAGCGCTCAGGCTGATCTGGGCTTATTTTGTCACCTGATCGATGTGGATGAAAGCAAATACAGGAATTTGCTTGTCAGCCGGTTATATGCTGAAAAGGCTGCTGAGGCTGGATTGGCGGTGGTGGGACCTTTTGTCGGCGCACCATATGCAGTCATGCTGCTTGAGACACTGATTGCCTGGGGAGCAAAGCAAATTATATTTTTCGGGTGGTGTGGAGCCATTTCCCGCCATGTTAAAATCGGAGATATTATTATTCCCACCGGTGCGATTGTTGACGAAGGGACCTCGAAGCATTACCACCAAAGCAAGGATGGAATATCCTTACCCTCTTCTTATATTCTTAAAAATACCAAACAAGCATTAACCCAAGCAGGGCTTGATTTTCACCAGGGTATGGTCTGGTCTACCGATGCCATTTACCGGGAAACCGGTGAAAAGGTAAAATATTATCAGGAAAAGGATGTTCTGGCCGTTGAAATGGAGCTGTCCGCTCTTTTTACGGTGGGAAAATTTCGCCATGTGCAAATGGGCGGCATTCTTGTGGTCTCTGATGAACTTTCAACTTTAACATGGCGGCCCGGGTTTAGAAACCAGCAATTTAAGGAAAGCCGCATGTCTGTGGCTAAAGCGATAATAGCAATATCTAACGTGTTAAATAAAGATAACTACTCAGGTGGATAG